The genomic window AATCTATTAGATTATTTGTACAGATTTGGCATTGCACCATTTTTTAGCAATCCAATGACAGCATCATTGGCAGGCGCATTAACCTATGTAGCAATCTGGACATTTATTTTATGGATTTTTTATAGAAACAAGTTGATTTTTAAAGTTTAAAAACAATAAAAATATTTTTAAAGACGCGCAATTGTGCGTCTTTTTTTTGACTATGATTCACAATTTCTTCCATTCTTAATCAAAACATCATTCCAGCATGTTTAAATTATGAATTTATTAAAATCAATTCACAAAAAAAGTATACTTTTGCACAAAATTTAATAAAATACAAAATGGCAACAAATAGAACTTTTACAATGATTAAACCAGATGCTGTTGCAAACGGACACATCGGGAATATCTTAGCAATGATTACTAATGGTGGTTTCAAAATCGTTTCATTAAAATTAACTCAATTAACTGTAGCTGATGCGAAAGCATTTTACGCAGTACACGCAGAAAGACCTTTCTACGGAGAATTAGTTGAATTCATGTCTCGCGGACCAATTGTTGCTGCTATTTTAGAAAAAGACAACGCAGTAGAAGATTTCAGAACTTTAATCGGTGCTACAAACCCAGCAGAAGCTGCTGAAGGAACTATTCGTAAAGCATACGCTACTTCAATCGGAGAAAATGCAGTTCACGGATCTGACAGCGACGAAAACGCTGCTATCGAAAGTGCATTCCACTTTGCAGGAAGAGAGCAATTCTAAGACTTCTTAAATCATAAAAAAACCGCTTCATAACTGAAGCGGTTTTTTTATTTACTTATAATAATATTAAAGACTTTCAGAAGTCTTCTTTACCATTTTCTCAACTCTTCCATCCAAATCTTTTAAAAGTTCGTCTAATGCGCTTTCGCACATTGGCAATACTTTATCAAAAGATAAAACAGGAATTCCTCCTACTATTGTTCCCGTTTTCTTTGAATTTGCTCCTTCATTAAAAGCAAAAACTTTTTTTCCATTTTTATCATACAAAGCAATTCTTGCATAAGCTCTCATTTTAACAGTACCAGTTCCGCCAACTGCAAACCCTTTTACCACAGCAAAGTGAATCTCTGTAAACAAGACACCATCTGCATTATCTTTAAACATAGTAGCTGTCGCCACCTCATTTGCTGAACCGTTTGTTCCCTCATAGATATATTTATATCCAGGGTAATTGATAATATATTTTCCTTTTTCTCCCTCTCTATCAAAATGAGGAATATAGTCAATATACTCTTGTTTTTGAGTTACATCTGTTTCAGGAAGTAAATCGAATGGAAACTTTTTAGAATAATCATTAAAAAAAGCATTGTGATACTTTTCTAAAATTGGTTGTAAGTTAAAATTTGGATTGTTTCCTAAATCTGTTACTGCAGCAACAGCACTTAAACCAAGCTCAGAAAGATCAATTGTTTTGTCAGTGTAAAAAGCAACAACAGCAACTTTTTTCTTTTGTGAATAACCAGTTAACGTACATAATACGGTTAAAATTAGTAAAATTTTTTTCATTGATTTTTTATTGTTTTGGGTTTATAAAAAAGACGCTATTTTGAAGAAATAACTGCCCAAATGTATCGTAAAAAAAAACACTTCACAATAGAAGTGTTAATTAATTTTAAAATTTATCTTACTAAAAAAAACTACCGCAAAATCACGTCTTTCACCACTTCACGGCCCAATTCTTCATTGATCATTTTTACGATTTTATACTTTCCGTGAGTCAACTCTTCACGTAAAACAGAAGACCCCAATTCTACATAAAGCGTGCTTCCTTTCAGAACAATATTACGAGTATATGTATTTACACCATTTCCCATAAGCTGTCTCCAAGCCTCCCGAACATCAATATCATCCATTCCAGACTGCAATTTGTTCACCTGAATAATTTGCTGTAAAACAGCACCGATTGTAGTTTCGTTATTTAGTCTTTTCGCCATCGTTCAGAAGATTTACGGGTCCTGCTTTTTTATAATGATATTCTATTTTTTGCGGGTTCTTAACCACTAATTTGTCAGCTGAAAGCGAAATAATTTTTTCACTCCATTTTGCATACTTTGTTTTATAATCCAAGAAAACCTGCTCTCCAGCAAAACGAACCGAAACATTTTCAAAAGTATCTGTAGTCAAAAATGTTCCGTCAAACTGTGGCATAACTTTCGTTCGGACACCTTTATTATTTTTAATTTGAAAAAAATCAAAAGTCTCGTTCATTTTATACTCCTTCTCTTCTCCTTTCTCAAAAACCACTTTTTCAATTTCCCAATAACCGTTCAATTTAGCAATATCTGCTGGTTTTATTTCTTGTTTACAGCCCACAAACAAAAGCGAACAAAACAAAACTATGAAAGCATTTTTCATAAATAAAAATATTAAAATTTACTCTTTTTTCTTTAAAATGAAGTCGAAGATTTAGGAGCTGATTCCTGCTGTCCGCTATATCTTTTGTGCCGAACCCCGGCACAAAAGGATGCCGCTCCCATCAGGGCTAGGGCTCCCGTTTTCAAAAGAAATTTTATCGAACAACAAAGATAATCTTATAATCATCAAAAGAAATAAAAAATCGAAAAACACATGAACTATTTTTAAAAGCAATTGTTCCCTAATAAAAAAGCCTTTAAATAGAAAAACCTAAACGATATTTCTATTTAAAGACTCAATACTTTTTAAGCAATCTTTATTTTTGGTTGGTTTTTATTTTCTTAAGAACTCCTAAAAAGAACAAAACAATTCCCAAAACCAGCAAAATATAATATACTGAAAGATTTTTATCCTTTAAAACATTTGCTAGAACAAAAGATATTACACTAGCAAAATAGAACGTTAAAGCTGATATATTTTTCATTATAAATTATTTAAAGAAACTATCAACGAATTCATATTTATTAAAGACTTGCAAATCTTCAATTCCTTCGCCAACCCCAATATATTTAACCGGAATTTGAAATTGATCAGAAATACCAATTACAACTCCTCCTTTTGCAGTTCCGTCCAATTTAGTTACAGCCAAAGAAGTAACTTCTGTCGCTGCCGTAAATTGTTTTGCCTGTTCAAAAGCATTCTGTCCTGTTGAACCATCCAAAACCAAAAGTACATCGTGAGGTGCATCAGCCACAACTTTCTGCATTACACGCTTTACTTTTGTCAGCTCATTCATCAAGTTTACTTTGTTATGAAGACGCCCAGCAGTATCAATAATAACAACATCAGCATTTTGAGCCACAGCCGATTGCAAAGTATCAAAAGCTACAGAAGCAGGATCGCTCCCCATTTGCTGTCTTACAATTGGCACGTTTACACGATCTGCCCAAACTTGCAATTGATCAATCGCAGCTGCACGAAAAGTATCTGCAGCTCCTAAAACCACATTATGACCCGCTTTTTTAAACTGATAAGCCAATTTACCAATCGTAGTAGTTTTTCCAACTCCATTCACTCCAACAACCATTAAAACGTAAGGTTTTTTATCTTTTGGAATTTCAAATTCAGTTGCTTCACCTGTATTCGTTTCAGACAGCAAAGCCCCAATTTCATCTCGCAGAATTTGATTTAATTCGTCTGTTCCTAGATATTTATCTTCAGCAACACGTTTTTCAATTCTTTCAATGATTTTTAATGTAGTATTTACTCCAACATCAGAACCTACAAGAACTTCTTCAAGATCATCTAAAACATCATCGTCAACTTTAGATTTTCCTGCAACGGCTTTGCTTAACTTTGAGAAAAAAGTAGTTTTTGTTTTTTCAAGACCTTTGTCTAAAGTTTCTTTTTTTTCGCTAGAGAATAATTTTTTAAAAAAACTCATTTTTTGTAGTTTATTAGATTATTAGGTTTCTCGATTTCCTGACCAGAAACCCAAATCTTTAAAGAAAGTGCAATGGTTTCCTTAAAAAGAGCCAATTGTTACGATTCTTTAAATTTTTAGACAAATATAGGTAATAAAAAAGCTACTTCCGAATGAAAGTAGCTTTTCTATATAATGTAAATGTAATTATTTCTTTTTCAAGAATTCATCAACTTCTTCAGGAGCCATAATAGATTCTACGAATGTATATGCACCAGTTTTAGGAGATTTTACCATTTTGATGGCTTTTGATAATCTCTTAGAAGATGTTTGTAACGATGCTACGGTTTTCTTTGCCATGATTCAAATGTTTTGGAATTCAATAAATCTTCAAATGAAAAACCATTTGAGATTTTATCAAAATCTCTAATTATTACTTAATTTCTTTGTGAACAGTTACTCTTTTTAAGATTGGATTAAATTTTTTAATCTCTAATCTATCTGGAGTATTTTTTTTGTTCTTAGTTGTAATATATCTAGAAGTTCCTGGAACACCAGAAGTCTTGTGCTCAGTACATTCTAAAATTACTTGGATTCTATTACCTTTCTTTGCCATCTTGCTATATATTTATTTAGGAAAAGATTATTTGATAAATCCTTCTGACTGCGCTTTTTTCAAAACTGCAGTGATTCCATTTTTATTAATTGTTTTTATCGTAGATGCTGCTACTCTAAGAGTAATCCATCTATCTTCTTCTGGAAGATAAAAACGCTTTTTAACTAAGTTTACAGAAAACTTTCTCTTAGTTTTGTTCATAGCGTGAGAAACGTTATTTCCTACCATCGCTCTTTTACCTGTAAGGTCACAAACTCTTGACATTATACTTATCTTTTATCGTTATTCAAAATCAGGGTGCAAAGAAAAGAAAAATAAACCATTGTAGCAAAAAATTATTGCACAAATTTTAAAATTTCTTTCTGTAAAATTTCCAAACTCTTAACTGATGCCCTATCTATCACTTTTTCACGCGGTTGTCCGAAGTTAAATTCTTCCACAATTACTCCGTTTGGCGTCGCTAAAGCAATAAAAACAGCGCCTATTTCGGCATCCGAATCACCTTTTGAAGGCCCTGCATTGCCTGTCGTTGCTAAT from Flavobacterium sp. KACC 22763 includes these protein-coding regions:
- a CDS encoding nucleoside-diphosphate kinase, whose amino-acid sequence is MATNRTFTMIKPDAVANGHIGNILAMITNGGFKIVSLKLTQLTVADAKAFYAVHAERPFYGELVEFMSRGPIVAAILEKDNAVEDFRTLIGATNPAEAAEGTIRKAYATSIGENAVHGSDSDENAAIESAFHFAGREQF
- a CDS encoding DUF721 domain-containing protein, whose translation is MAKRLNNETTIGAVLQQIIQVNKLQSGMDDIDVREAWRQLMGNGVNTYTRNIVLKGSTLYVELGSSVLREELTHGKYKIVKMINEELGREVVKDVILR
- a CDS encoding lipocalin family protein, which gives rise to MKNAFIVLFCSLLFVGCKQEIKPADIAKLNGYWEIEKVVFEKGEEKEYKMNETFDFFQIKNNKGVRTKVMPQFDGTFLTTDTFENVSVRFAGEQVFLDYKTKYAKWSEKIISLSADKLVVKNPQKIEYHYKKAGPVNLLNDGEKTK
- the ftsY gene encoding signal recognition particle-docking protein FtsY gives rise to the protein MSFFKKLFSSEKKETLDKGLEKTKTTFFSKLSKAVAGKSKVDDDVLDDLEEVLVGSDVGVNTTLKIIERIEKRVAEDKYLGTDELNQILRDEIGALLSETNTGEATEFEIPKDKKPYVLMVVGVNGVGKTTTIGKLAYQFKKAGHNVVLGAADTFRAAAIDQLQVWADRVNVPIVRQQMGSDPASVAFDTLQSAVAQNADVVIIDTAGRLHNKVNLMNELTKVKRVMQKVVADAPHDVLLVLDGSTGQNAFEQAKQFTAATEVTSLAVTKLDGTAKGGVVIGISDQFQIPVKYIGVGEGIEDLQVFNKYEFVDSFFK
- a CDS encoding DUF4295 domain-containing protein, with product MAKKTVASLQTSSKRLSKAIKMVKSPKTGAYTFVESIMAPEEVDEFLKKK
- the rpmG gene encoding 50S ribosomal protein L33, coding for MAKKGNRIQVILECTEHKTSGVPGTSRYITTKNKKNTPDRLEIKKFNPILKRVTVHKEIK
- the rpmB gene encoding 50S ribosomal protein L28, with product MSRVCDLTGKRAMVGNNVSHAMNKTKRKFSVNLVKKRFYLPEEDRWITLRVAASTIKTINKNGITAVLKKAQSEGFIK